In Streptomyces canus, one DNA window encodes the following:
- a CDS encoding carbonic anhydrase, whose protein sequence is MRNLIDQVRVFRARAAAHTPHPAGLTRHHRPRAMLISCSDARIVPALLTAARPGDLFELRTYGGVIPPYDAKMPTGESRTIEYAVDELGVSDIIVCGHSHCDVVTAAMHDSLTASGITESDDDPAPLTGDVTAAGHWHVLSQLDVLSTYPCIMPRLADRSLHLHAWFHEIGTGATLAHHARANSFLPL, encoded by the coding sequence ATGCGAAACCTGATCGACCAGGTGCGTGTCTTCCGCGCCCGCGCGGCAGCCCACACCCCGCACCCGGCCGGCCTCACCCGGCACCACCGGCCACGGGCCATGCTCATCTCCTGCTCCGACGCCCGCATCGTTCCCGCCTTGCTGACCGCAGCCCGGCCCGGCGACCTCTTCGAACTGCGCACGTACGGAGGGGTGATACCGCCCTACGACGCGAAGATGCCGACCGGTGAATCCAGGACGATCGAGTACGCGGTCGACGAGCTGGGCGTCTCCGACATCATCGTCTGCGGCCACTCTCATTGCGACGTCGTCACCGCGGCCATGCACGACAGCCTGACAGCCTCCGGCATCACGGAGTCCGACGACGATCCGGCCCCCCTGACCGGAGACGTCACCGCCGCCGGGCACTGGCATGTGCTCAGCCAGCTCGACGTGCTCAGCACCTACCCGTGCATCATGCCCCGGCTGGCCGACCGGTCGTTACACCTGCACGCCTGGTTCCACGAGATCGGCACCGGCGCGACCCTGGCCCACCACGCCCGTGCCAACAGCTTCCTGCCCCTGTGA
- a CDS encoding discoidin domain-containing protein, whose protein sequence is MRLRHLSVLAAVTALLTSPVQAQAAQTGHTYHVAPRGSYHAHGTQASPLRTIGACLDRVRPGDTCLIHKGTYREQLTPPSGTEGTPVTIAAYGDGPVTVDGTEKVTGWKDAGGGLIAAAANLPPDPDFNAVFLDNTRAAEGRWPNSGADPLNATWAEAGTTSTDQHIDDTDLPDADWTGATVHVWAGSNPWAQQTGTVTAASSGELDFRGGNYRCPPLCMGNQTYRNYYLVGSKAALDQPGEWYYDKTEHRLYLVPPKDGIAGHTVTAKHRLWGLDLSASSYVTVRGLNLWGTSLRTGKSSTGVVVDGLHATYISEFSTLPMPPDSDLAVEPFEGNIVASRILDSGIQILGTGNTLKNSEIAQSAGDGVLVRGTGNTVTNNYLHDVGWMGSYTPGIEINGKGHTVTHNTVRRTGRAAIDTAWQLNGTEFHDNRIAYNDISEAMRTSRDGSPFYVCCSLNGSGTSIDHNTAHDADGQNGYYVDNYSGHFKLHHNVAWNTGSRGVYFNGHTGPSIANEDHNSSYGVGINVASSALGGATDASGSYFSNIVGPKPVTATQTGNPLPVVRSNLISEKPGYTDAVNGELWLTPGSPAIDAGEVVDGTTTDTLGTAPDQGAYEYGAPIWSTGCDLPGCQQRVRHGNWSATASDGTDAAATVDGDINTRWTGAAPQAAGQSLTVDLGESKTFDRLSLDAGRDTRGQPYGFTVSVSRDGTRWGDPLARVSGRSFTQDAVFPTQTTARYVRLTLTASGPTPWVVNDIRLYGDGPDAASTLQAERATSVRGVARGTAATGVLASGDRLAFRKANISGKHLTVRLDSACARACSLQLRLDAPDGPVAAVVPVTGTGDWQEQSVLLKRHVTGAHDLYLVAKGTGRVAALDWLTIRP, encoded by the coding sequence TTGAGACTCAGACATCTGTCCGTACTGGCCGCCGTGACCGCGCTGCTGACCTCGCCGGTTCAGGCGCAGGCGGCGCAAACCGGCCACACGTACCACGTCGCCCCCCGGGGCAGTTACCACGCCCACGGCACGCAGGCAAGCCCTCTGCGCACCATCGGCGCCTGCCTCGACCGCGTCCGCCCCGGCGACACCTGCCTGATCCACAAAGGCACCTACCGCGAACAACTCACCCCTCCCTCCGGCACCGAGGGCACCCCGGTCACGATCGCCGCGTACGGGGACGGACCGGTGACCGTCGACGGGACGGAGAAGGTGACCGGCTGGAAGGACGCGGGCGGCGGACTGATCGCCGCCGCCGCCAATCTGCCGCCCGATCCCGACTTCAACGCGGTGTTCCTGGACAACACCCGTGCGGCGGAGGGCCGTTGGCCCAACTCCGGGGCCGATCCGCTGAACGCCACGTGGGCCGAGGCCGGCACCACCTCCACCGACCAGCACATCGACGACACCGACCTGCCCGACGCCGACTGGACCGGCGCCACCGTTCACGTGTGGGCGGGCTCCAACCCCTGGGCCCAGCAGACCGGCACGGTCACGGCCGCCTCATCGGGCGAACTGGACTTCAGGGGCGGCAACTACCGCTGCCCGCCGCTGTGCATGGGCAACCAGACCTACCGCAACTACTACCTCGTCGGATCGAAGGCCGCCCTCGACCAACCGGGGGAGTGGTACTACGACAAGACCGAGCACCGGCTCTACCTCGTCCCCCCGAAGGACGGCATCGCCGGCCACACGGTGACCGCCAAGCACCGGCTGTGGGGCCTCGACCTGAGCGCCAGCTCGTACGTCACCGTCCGCGGCCTGAACCTATGGGGAACCTCCCTGCGAACGGGCAAGTCCAGTACGGGAGTTGTGGTGGACGGGTTGCACGCCACCTACATCTCCGAGTTCTCCACCCTGCCCATGCCACCGGACAGCGACCTAGCCGTCGAGCCCTTCGAGGGCAACATCGTCGCCTCCCGCATCCTCGACTCCGGCATCCAGATCCTCGGCACCGGCAACACCCTGAAGAACAGCGAGATCGCCCAGTCGGCCGGTGACGGCGTCCTGGTCCGCGGCACCGGCAACACCGTCACCAACAACTACCTCCACGACGTCGGGTGGATGGGCAGCTACACCCCCGGCATCGAGATCAACGGCAAAGGCCACACGGTCACCCACAACACGGTCCGCCGCACCGGACGAGCGGCCATCGACACCGCCTGGCAGCTCAACGGCACCGAGTTCCACGACAACCGCATCGCCTACAACGACATCTCCGAGGCGATGCGCACCTCCCGCGACGGCTCACCCTTCTACGTCTGCTGCAGCCTGAACGGCTCCGGCACCTCCATCGACCACAACACCGCGCACGACGCCGACGGCCAGAACGGCTACTACGTCGACAACTACTCCGGCCACTTCAAGCTGCACCACAACGTCGCCTGGAACACCGGCAGTCGGGGCGTCTACTTCAACGGACACACCGGTCCCAGCATCGCCAACGAGGACCACAACTCCAGTTACGGCGTGGGCATCAACGTCGCCTCGTCCGCCCTCGGTGGCGCGACGGACGCCTCCGGCTCGTACTTCAGCAACATCGTCGGACCCAAGCCGGTCACCGCGACGCAGACCGGCAACCCGTTGCCGGTCGTCCGTTCCAACCTGATCAGCGAAAAGCCCGGCTACACGGACGCCGTCAACGGCGAGCTGTGGCTGACCCCCGGATCACCCGCCATCGACGCGGGCGAGGTGGTCGACGGCACCACCACCGACACCCTGGGCACAGCTCCCGACCAGGGCGCCTACGAGTACGGCGCTCCCATCTGGTCGACCGGCTGCGACCTGCCCGGCTGTCAGCAGCGGGTGCGGCACGGCAACTGGAGCGCCACCGCGAGCGACGGCACCGACGCCGCCGCCACCGTCGACGGCGACATCAACACCCGCTGGACGGGCGCCGCCCCGCAGGCCGCCGGCCAGTCCCTGACCGTCGACCTCGGCGAGAGCAAGACCTTCGACCGGCTCTCCCTCGACGCGGGCCGCGACACCCGGGGCCAGCCGTACGGCTTCACGGTCTCCGTCAGCCGCGACGGCACGCGGTGGGGCGATCCGCTCGCCCGGGTCTCCGGCCGCTCCTTCACCCAGGACGCGGTGTTCCCCACACAGACCACCGCCCGCTACGTACGGCTCACGCTGACCGCGAGCGGGCCCACGCCCTGGGTCGTGAACGACATCCGGCTGTACGGCGACGGGCCCGACGCCGCCTCGACACTCCAGGCCGAACGGGCCACGAGCGTACGAGGGGTGGCGCGAGGCACGGCGGCCACCGGGGTCCTCGCCTCCGGCGACCGGTTGGCCTTCCGCAAGGCGAACATCAGCGGGAAGCACCTCACCGTACGACTCGACTCCGCCTGCGCACGGGCCTGCTCGCTCCAACTGCGCCTGGACGCGCCGGACGGACCGGTGGCCGCGGTGGTGCCCGTCACGGGTACCGGTGACTGGCAGGAGCAGTCCGTCCTCCTGAAGCGCCATGTCACCGGCGCACACGACCTCTACCTCGTGGCGAAGGGCACGGGCCGGGTCGCCGCGCTCGACTGGCTGACGATCAGACCCTGA
- a CDS encoding DUF2264 domain-containing protein, which produces MDEDARTELAAEVRDLVDPLVSRFSAGLARVRLGVNTAIHDDTAAELEAFARPLWGLAPLAAGGQAVPHAELWVRGLAHGSDPAHPEYWGEPGDHDQRIVEMAAIGFALALAPEQWWDPLSGPERDRLARWLLSALPRETTDNNWLFFPVLVGLGLDRVGVPYDRSLITARLDRLETFWLGDGWYADGPTERRDYYVPWAMHFYGLLYDTLTGGDRFKDRAARFAADFRHWFADDGAAVPYGRSLTYRWAQAAFWGALPFAGVDVLPWGEVKGYLLRHLRWWRGRPVTGPDGLLSVGYGYPQPALAEQYNAPGSPYWSLKAYLPLVLPEQHGFWTAKEEPAPVLPAVSAQPHAGAVLMRTHGDVTLLAGRQHHRWVRHGAEKYAKFAYSTRFGFSLPNGTLGLEQGAYDSMLALSDDGGAHYRVREEPAAHYVSGDMVLSTWHPWPDVEITTWLTATAPWHVRTHRIRTARALHTAEAGFAVDRDAGTDREAGPGHARVSAPAGLTGLRDLDGRREGEVVDCLPGTNVLARRTALPVLIGRLPPGEHWLRCAVLGAPDGSEAETAWREPPRLAHPTTLTHLPTTAHPSTTAHSTTGDGT; this is translated from the coding sequence ATGGACGAGGACGCACGCACCGAACTGGCCGCCGAGGTAAGAGACTTGGTGGATCCCCTCGTGTCCCGCTTCAGCGCGGGCCTGGCGCGCGTACGGCTCGGCGTGAACACCGCGATCCACGACGACACGGCCGCCGAACTGGAGGCGTTCGCCCGGCCGCTGTGGGGACTGGCGCCCCTCGCGGCGGGCGGACAGGCCGTTCCGCACGCCGAGTTGTGGGTCCGCGGGCTCGCCCACGGCAGCGATCCCGCGCATCCCGAGTACTGGGGCGAGCCCGGCGACCACGACCAGCGCATCGTGGAGATGGCTGCCATCGGCTTCGCGCTCGCCCTCGCCCCCGAGCAGTGGTGGGACCCGCTGAGCGGCCCCGAACGCGACCGGCTCGCCCGCTGGCTGCTCAGCGCGCTGCCCAGGGAGACCACCGACAACAACTGGCTCTTCTTCCCGGTGCTGGTCGGCCTCGGCCTCGACCGGGTGGGAGTGCCCTACGACCGCTCGCTGATCACCGCCCGCCTCGACCGTCTGGAGACCTTCTGGCTGGGCGACGGCTGGTACGCGGACGGCCCCACCGAACGGCGCGACTACTACGTCCCGTGGGCCATGCACTTCTACGGGCTGCTGTACGACACCCTGACCGGCGGCGACCGCTTCAAGGACCGGGCGGCCCGGTTCGCCGCCGACTTCCGCCACTGGTTCGCCGACGACGGCGCCGCCGTCCCGTACGGCCGCAGCCTGACCTACCGCTGGGCGCAGGCCGCCTTCTGGGGCGCGCTGCCCTTCGCGGGCGTCGACGTACTGCCCTGGGGCGAGGTGAAGGGGTACCTGCTGCGGCACCTGCGCTGGTGGCGCGGGCGGCCGGTGACCGGCCCCGACGGGCTGCTCTCCGTCGGATACGGCTATCCGCAGCCCGCGCTGGCCGAGCAGTACAACGCGCCGGGCTCGCCCTACTGGTCGCTCAAGGCATATCTGCCGCTCGTGCTGCCCGAACAGCACGGGTTCTGGACCGCGAAGGAAGAGCCGGCTCCCGTCCTCCCGGCCGTCAGCGCCCAGCCGCACGCCGGGGCGGTGCTGATGCGCACGCACGGCGACGTCACCCTGCTCGCCGGGCGCCAGCACCACCGGTGGGTGCGCCATGGCGCCGAGAAGTACGCCAAGTTCGCGTACTCGACCCGCTTCGGCTTCAGCCTGCCGAACGGCACGCTCGGGCTGGAACAGGGCGCGTACGACTCCATGCTGGCGCTGAGCGACGACGGCGGGGCCCACTACCGGGTGCGCGAGGAGCCGGCCGCGCACTACGTCAGCGGCGACATGGTCCTCAGCACCTGGCACCCGTGGCCCGACGTGGAGATCACCACCTGGCTGACGGCCACCGCGCCCTGGCATGTGCGCACCCACCGCATCCGCACTGCTCGCGCCCTGCACACCGCCGAGGCAGGCTTCGCCGTCGACCGTGACGCGGGCACGGACCGCGAGGCCGGGCCGGGTCATGCACGGGTGTCGGCCCCCGCGGGACTCACCGGCCTACGGGACCTCGACGGCCGGCGCGAAGGCGAGGTCGTCGACTGTCTGCCCGGCACGAACGTCCTCGCACGACGCACCGCCCTGCCCGTCCTCATAGGGCGACTCCCGCCCGGCGAGCACTGGTTGAGGTGTGCCGTGCTCGGTGCCCCGGACGGCAGCGAAGCCGAGACGGCGTGGCGAGAACCTCCGCGTCTCGCACATCCGACGACCCTCACACATCTCCCGACCACGGCACATCCCTCGACCACCGCACATTCGACGACTGGAGACGGGACTTGA
- a CDS encoding carbohydrate ABC transporter permease, translating to MTALSRGARALFLLGAAVFFGLPLLWLLLAPTRTADDLTTGSPLGFGSLGNVGDAWSHLMSYNDGQITLWIGNSIIYAAASVAVSLLLCVPAGYALAKHDFAGRRALLTLSIVTMILPPAALVLPLYLEMSALNLTGTVWSVILPLSFYPFGVYLAFLHFQANLPDSLLDAGRVDGASELRLFWSVAVPLARPAIALIAFFGFVRCWTDFFLPFVMLSDDRTFTLQLGLMSLLQSTGAVNNSSGFADLDIHQPEAALAGLVACAPLLIGFVLAQRFLRTGLLAGAEKG from the coding sequence ATGACCGCTCTGTCGCGCGGCGCCCGCGCCCTGTTCCTGCTCGGTGCGGCCGTCTTCTTCGGACTGCCCCTGCTCTGGCTGCTCCTCGCACCCACCCGCACGGCCGACGACCTGACCACCGGCTCACCCTTGGGTTTCGGCTCGTTGGGCAACGTGGGCGACGCCTGGTCACACCTGATGTCGTACAACGACGGCCAGATCACCCTGTGGATCGGCAACTCGATCATCTACGCGGCGGCCAGCGTGGCCGTCTCGCTGCTGCTGTGCGTCCCCGCGGGATACGCCCTCGCCAAACACGACTTCGCCGGCCGCCGGGCCCTGCTCACCCTGTCGATCGTGACGATGATCCTTCCCCCGGCCGCGCTGGTGCTCCCGCTGTACCTGGAGATGTCGGCACTCAACCTCACCGGCACGGTTTGGTCGGTGATCCTTCCGCTGTCCTTCTACCCCTTCGGCGTCTACCTCGCCTTCCTCCACTTCCAGGCGAACCTGCCCGACAGCCTGCTGGACGCCGGACGCGTCGACGGGGCGAGTGAGCTGCGGCTGTTCTGGTCCGTCGCGGTGCCGCTGGCCCGCCCCGCCATCGCGCTGATCGCCTTCTTCGGCTTCGTCCGCTGCTGGACCGACTTCTTCCTGCCCTTCGTGATGCTCTCCGACGACCGCACCTTCACCCTCCAGCTCGGCCTGATGTCCCTGCTGCAGTCCACCGGCGCGGTCAACAACTCCAGCGGCTTCGCCGACCTCGACATCCACCAGCCGGAGGCGGCCCTGGCCGGCCTGGTGGCCTGCGCGCCGCTGCTGATCGGTTTCGTCCTCGCCCAGCGCTTCCTGCGCACCGGGCTGCTGGCCGGGGCGGAGAAAGGCTGA
- a CDS encoding carbohydrate ABC transporter permease, with protein sequence MKTLTTPRPSAAAAPVPATPRRRRRPARTAAVWILVGPYTAFLVVFGLAPAGYALWTSFVDNGSFTGGRDWATVFEDYRLGDAAANVATYLLLWLPILLLTVLSLAFTLHARPGRTTSALQLVYYLPGAVTGSAAALLWLFMVSPDSSPFSPLLKLMDIQSATDALSGGSVIAVLTVMGVAVHAGGWIVVLYGALNALPKDVLEAAQVDGASAWRTMWHVKLPMVRTYVAFVLISSFASGSQVFVEPTVLSTGAPGQISPTWSLNQLAYTYATQDGDFGKAAALSLAMLAVGVLAAWIVITRTRMYATDSSDSR encoded by the coding sequence ATGAAAACGCTCACGACACCCCGCCCCTCCGCCGCCGCGGCCCCGGTACCGGCGACACCCCGCCGCCGACGCCGCCCCGCTCGCACTGCCGCCGTCTGGATCCTCGTCGGCCCGTACACCGCGTTCCTCGTGGTCTTCGGGCTCGCGCCAGCCGGATACGCCCTGTGGACCTCGTTCGTCGACAACGGCTCCTTCACCGGCGGGCGCGACTGGGCGACCGTGTTCGAGGACTACCGGCTCGGCGACGCGGCCGCCAACGTGGCGACGTATCTGCTGCTCTGGCTGCCGATCCTGCTGCTGACCGTCCTGTCCCTCGCCTTCACCCTGCACGCCCGCCCCGGCCGCACGACGAGCGCGCTGCAACTCGTCTACTACCTGCCCGGCGCGGTCACCGGCTCGGCCGCCGCCCTGCTGTGGCTGTTCATGGTCAGCCCGGACAGCAGCCCGTTCTCCCCGCTGCTCAAGCTGATGGACATCCAGAGCGCCACGGACGCGCTGTCCGGCGGCAGCGTCATCGCCGTCCTCACCGTGATGGGTGTCGCGGTGCACGCCGGCGGCTGGATCGTGGTCCTGTACGGGGCACTCAACGCCCTTCCCAAGGACGTCCTGGAGGCCGCCCAGGTCGACGGCGCCTCGGCCTGGCGGACCATGTGGCACGTCAAGCTGCCGATGGTCCGCACGTACGTCGCCTTCGTACTGATCTCCAGTTTCGCCTCCGGCAGTCAGGTGTTCGTCGAACCGACCGTGCTGTCCACCGGCGCCCCTGGCCAGATCAGCCCCACCTGGTCCCTCAACCAGCTCGCCTACACCTACGCCACCCAGGACGGCGACTTCGGCAAGGCCGCCGCGCTGTCCCTGGCCATGCTCGCGGTCGGCGTGCTGGCCGCCTGGATCGTGATCACCCGCACCCGTATGTACGCCACCGACTCCTCCGACTCCCGGTGA
- a CDS encoding extracellular solute-binding protein, which yields MKRWRVASLAAAAALTLVLSGCGGTGGGAGGGSGGGKGELLVWVDNTRMPAAQQYKKAHPDLKMRIVTIPPDAGYVPTKISLANRTKSGWPDVAFLANPAEAATLASEKFGYAASLDDLVPKSVRDGFTPGSLDTCTFGGKTYCLRNDIAPTVLWYDATLMKRYGYQVPKTWAEYQQTGLKAAQEHPGTIVGAVNGKYGAGIYFGSSGCATRDTLSLTEVHIDLGQANCTRVADLLQPLARKKAVTTVVPIDPGFAKFGKGDKILMLPAPAWFGDFMFAPAFKVPKGRIAAAPMPTWPGESKPYAGQVGGGAFLVSAHAGGRTKEAVDLVRWMTTDIDLQAKQPTYPAFTAAATKWGEAKSKDPYYASDPMPALTAAANALRPGFGAVRFEADWQSSFNDTLVKAIDSGGNLRSALASWQDKLEAAARTSGYTVG from the coding sequence ATGAAGAGATGGCGCGTGGCTTCCCTGGCCGCGGCCGCGGCCCTGACTCTGGTCCTCTCCGGCTGCGGGGGAACCGGCGGTGGTGCCGGCGGCGGTTCGGGCGGCGGCAAGGGCGAGTTGCTGGTCTGGGTGGACAACACCCGGATGCCCGCGGCCCAGCAGTACAAGAAGGCCCACCCCGACCTGAAGATGCGCATCGTCACCATTCCGCCCGACGCGGGCTACGTACCCACCAAGATCTCGCTCGCCAACCGCACCAAGAGCGGCTGGCCCGATGTCGCCTTCCTGGCCAACCCGGCCGAGGCGGCGACCCTCGCGAGCGAGAAGTTCGGCTACGCGGCCTCGCTCGACGACCTCGTCCCGAAGTCGGTCCGCGACGGCTTCACCCCCGGCTCCCTCGACACCTGCACCTTCGGCGGCAAGACGTACTGCCTGCGCAACGACATCGCCCCCACCGTCCTGTGGTACGACGCGACGCTGATGAAGCGATACGGCTACCAGGTCCCCAAGACCTGGGCCGAGTACCAGCAGACCGGTCTGAAGGCGGCCCAGGAACACCCCGGGACCATCGTCGGAGCCGTCAACGGCAAGTACGGCGCCGGCATCTACTTCGGCAGCAGCGGCTGTGCAACCCGCGACACCCTCAGCCTCACCGAGGTCCACATCGACCTGGGCCAGGCGAACTGCACCCGGGTCGCCGATCTGCTCCAGCCACTCGCCCGGAAGAAGGCGGTCACCACCGTCGTGCCCATCGACCCGGGCTTCGCCAAGTTCGGCAAGGGCGACAAGATCCTGATGCTGCCTGCCCCGGCCTGGTTCGGCGACTTCATGTTCGCACCCGCCTTCAAGGTGCCCAAGGGACGGATCGCCGCGGCCCCCATGCCCACCTGGCCCGGCGAGAGCAAGCCGTACGCCGGACAGGTCGGTGGCGGAGCCTTCCTCGTCTCCGCGCACGCCGGCGGACGTACCAAGGAGGCCGTGGATCTCGTGCGCTGGATGACCACCGACATCGACCTCCAGGCGAAGCAGCCCACCTACCCCGCCTTCACGGCGGCCGCGACGAAATGGGGCGAGGCCAAGTCGAAGGACCCGTACTACGCCTCCGACCCGATGCCCGCCCTCACCGCGGCAGCGAACGCACTGCGTCCCGGCTTCGGCGCGGTCCGCTTCGAAGCCGACTGGCAGAGCAGCTTCAACGACACGCTCGTCAAGGCGATCGACTCGGGCGGCAACCTCCGCAGCGCACTGGCGAGTTGGCAGGACAAGCTGGAGGCGGCGGCCAGGACCAGCGGGTACACGGTCGGATGA
- a CDS encoding LacI family DNA-binding transcriptional regulator translates to MTSTVRTGSREARRRTLAEIADQAGVSVSTVSKVLHDRSDVSAETRAKVQRLLGQHGYLAKHRPAATAAPPGGLIDFVINELDSPWAVELIRGAEDVLHDAGMGLVVSSTHGRSKRARQWLDSLATRSTRGAILVVPELTPEQHEELSRLGIPFALVMPIDEPAPGTPWVGATNWPGGLAATRHLIELGHRRIAIISGPERRLTSRARVDGYRSALAEADLPFDAELVRYGDFTHNLAYQHALELLALPDRPTAIFAGSDHQALGTYRAAAELGLRIPADVSVVGFDDLPFADWVTPRLTTVRTPLADMTALAARMVLRLLSGEQPETTRVEVATELVVRESSGRRPPH, encoded by the coding sequence ATGACGTCAACGGTTCGGACAGGATCCCGTGAGGCAAGACGGCGCACCCTGGCCGAAATTGCCGATCAGGCAGGCGTTTCGGTGTCCACGGTCTCCAAGGTGCTCCACGACAGATCCGATGTATCCGCCGAAACAAGAGCCAAGGTGCAGCGCCTGCTGGGGCAGCACGGCTATCTGGCGAAACATCGGCCGGCGGCCACCGCGGCCCCACCCGGCGGGCTGATCGACTTCGTCATCAACGAACTCGACAGCCCCTGGGCGGTCGAGTTGATCCGGGGCGCGGAGGACGTCCTGCACGACGCGGGAATGGGGCTGGTCGTCTCCTCCACCCACGGCCGGTCCAAACGCGCCCGTCAGTGGCTGGACTCGCTGGCCACCCGCTCCACGCGCGGAGCGATTCTCGTGGTTCCCGAACTGACGCCCGAGCAGCACGAGGAGCTGAGCCGGCTCGGCATCCCCTTCGCGCTGGTGATGCCGATCGACGAGCCCGCGCCGGGCACTCCATGGGTGGGCGCGACCAACTGGCCCGGCGGGCTGGCCGCGACCCGCCACCTCATCGAGCTGGGCCACCGGCGGATCGCGATCATCAGCGGCCCGGAGCGCCGGCTCACCTCCCGGGCACGGGTCGACGGCTACCGCTCGGCGCTGGCCGAGGCCGATCTTCCCTTCGACGCCGAGCTGGTGCGCTACGGGGACTTCACCCACAACCTCGCGTACCAACACGCCCTGGAGCTCCTGGCGTTGCCCGACCGTCCGACGGCGATCTTCGCCGGCAGCGACCACCAGGCGCTGGGCACCTACCGGGCCGCCGCCGAACTGGGCCTTCGCATCCCGGCCGACGTCAGCGTGGTCGGCTTCGACGATCTGCCGTTCGCGGACTGGGTGACCCCACGCCTGACGACGGTCCGCACTCCCCTGGCCGACATGACGGCGCTCGCGGCCCGGATGGTGCTGCGGCTGCTGTCCGGGGAACAGCCGGAGACGACGCGGGTGGAGGTGGCGACGGAGCTGGTGGTGCGGGAGAGCAGCGGACGCCGTCCACCGCACTGA
- a CDS encoding TetR/AcrR family transcriptional regulator, whose protein sequence is MNERQRARRPGGRSARVGAQVHQAVTELISERGYGNFTVGEVAARAGVADSSVYRRWGSLETLLSEVALTRLNARSPMPDTGSLDGDLRTYAAQVAREITGPDGPAVLHLAFALSSSGQQGLRASDHLRAERTRQLQSMLDRARDRGEPALDAFDVLDHILAPMYIRVLFGMVPLTPDYIDGLVDRLL, encoded by the coding sequence ATGAACGAGCGACAGCGAGCCCGCAGGCCCGGCGGGCGCAGTGCCCGCGTCGGCGCGCAGGTGCACCAGGCCGTCACCGAACTGATCAGCGAGCGCGGCTACGGCAACTTCACCGTCGGCGAGGTCGCTGCCCGCGCAGGTGTGGCTGACAGCAGCGTCTACCGTCGGTGGGGCAGCCTGGAAACCCTGCTCAGCGAGGTGGCGCTCACCCGTCTCAACGCGCGGTCGCCGATGCCCGACACCGGGAGCCTCGACGGCGACCTGCGCACTTACGCTGCCCAAGTGGCCCGTGAGATCACCGGACCCGACGGTCCGGCGGTGCTGCACCTGGCCTTCGCCCTGTCGAGCAGCGGTCAGCAGGGCCTGCGGGCGAGCGACCACCTGCGCGCCGAGCGCACCCGGCAACTGCAATCCATGCTCGATCGCGCCCGCGACCGTGGCGAGCCCGCACTCGACGCGTTCGACGTGCTGGACCACATCCTGGCCCCGATGTACATCCGCGTCCTGTTCGGCATGGTCCCGCTCACCCCGGACTACATCGACGGGCTGGTCGACCGATTGCTGTGA